The bacterium genome contains a region encoding:
- a CDS encoding glycyl-radical enzyme activating protein produces the protein MSDTALLLEIKGNALDDGPGIRSVVFFKGCLLSCAWCHNPESISREVEISFDRSQCVGALECIKSCPETALSRDDPDFIDREKCTLCFECIPACPSGALSRVGEPARVDAVFEKLMKYKSFYENSGGGVTLSGGEPTIHMEFASVLLEKLQAEGVHTLVQTCGLFPYDRFMELLYPHVDLIYFDLKIFDREDHRKRCGVANDVILDNFSGLQREYHKGGVEILARTPLVPGMTSDPRNLESLAGFLRDRGVSRTQLMHYNPIWHEKCERLGNPAIADPQNPLRKWMPQEELEKCEAVYRAHGLELV, from the coding sequence GTGAGCGATACCGCGCTTCTTCTCGAGATCAAGGGGAACGCTTTGGACGACGGACCGGGTATCCGCTCGGTGGTCTTCTTCAAGGGCTGCCTCCTGTCCTGCGCCTGGTGCCACAACCCGGAGAGCATCTCCCGAGAAGTGGAGATCTCATTCGACCGCTCCCAATGTGTCGGTGCGCTGGAGTGCATCAAGTCCTGTCCGGAAACCGCCCTGTCCAGAGACGATCCGGACTTCATCGATCGCGAAAAATGCACGCTGTGCTTCGAGTGCATCCCGGCCTGTCCGTCCGGGGCCCTCTCGCGTGTCGGCGAACCGGCCAGAGTCGACGCGGTCTTCGAAAAGCTGATGAAGTACAAGTCCTTCTACGAGAATTCCGGTGGCGGCGTCACCTTGTCGGGCGGGGAGCCGACGATTCACATGGAATTCGCCTCCGTGCTTCTCGAAAAGCTGCAGGCCGAGGGCGTACACACATTGGTGCAGACGTGCGGGCTGTTTCCCTACGACAGGTTCATGGAACTCCTCTACCCACACGTCGACCTGATCTATTTCGATCTCAAGATCTTTGACCGCGAGGACCACCGAAAACGCTGTGGCGTCGCAAACGATGTGATCCTGGACAATTTCTCCGGGCTTCAGCGGGAATACCACAAAGGCGGAGTGGAGATCCTGGCTCGCACGCCATTGGTCCCGGGAATGACCAGCGATCCCCGCAATCTCGAAAGCCTCGCCGGATTCTTGAGAGACCGGGGAGTTTCCCGCACTCAGCTCATGCACTACAACCCGATCTGGCACGAGAAATGCGAACGCCTGGGCAATCCGGCGATCGCAGATCCCCAGAATCCCTTGCGCAAATGGATGCCTCAGGAAGAACTCGAGAAGTGCGAGGCAGTGTACAGGGCTCACGGCCTGGAACTCGTCTGA
- a CDS encoding methyltransferase domain-containing protein: MGFYAKILRFNHWTNRFYHRWSGRKDHLATYHRMLGECLSESNEAVHVGAGGRDPTELIGHPLDDVKIWAVDPSAESLARSPNPNKLEAWGHDIPLPDESVDCVFSEYVMEHVEDPVATVREARRILRPGGQLLWMAPNLWSYSGIATHLTPHGFHIWFNRLLEPTTPERTTADVFPTYFRINSIRSIRRILRDEGFEIEELLCVAYVPHYTQAIPIVHQFAIVLHLLLDYFSWLRPFRMVQIVKARRI, from the coding sequence ATGGGGTTCTACGCCAAGATTCTGCGGTTCAACCATTGGACGAACCGTTTCTACCACCGCTGGTCCGGGCGTAAGGATCATCTGGCCACCTACCACCGGATGCTCGGCGAGTGCTTATCGGAATCGAACGAAGCCGTTCACGTGGGCGCCGGTGGCCGAGACCCGACGGAACTGATCGGGCACCCGCTCGACGACGTCAAAATCTGGGCCGTCGATCCGAGTGCAGAGAGTCTGGCTCGGAGTCCGAACCCGAACAAGCTCGAGGCCTGGGGGCATGACATCCCCCTGCCCGATGAGAGCGTCGACTGTGTGTTCAGCGAATACGTCATGGAGCACGTGGAAGACCCGGTGGCGACCGTGCGCGAAGCTCGGCGCATCCTTCGCCCCGGCGGCCAACTCCTGTGGATGGCGCCCAATCTGTGGTCGTACAGCGGGATCGCCACGCACCTGACACCCCACGGTTTCCACATCTGGTTCAACCGACTGCTCGAACCGACCACGCCAGAGCGCACGACAGCCGACGTATTTCCGACGTATTTCCGCATCAACTCGATCCGCAGCATCCGCCGCATCCTCCGCGACGAGGGGTTCGAGATTGAGGAACTCCTTTGTGTCGCGTACGTGCCGCATTACACCCAGGCCATTCCGATCGTCCACCAGTTCGCGATCGTGTTGCACCTTCTGCTCGACTACTTCAGCTGGCTCCGACCCTTCCGCATGGTGCAGATCGTCAAGGCGCGACGCATCTAG
- a CDS encoding GNAT family N-acetyltransferase — protein sequence MIHYRRMEFSEKQSIAEIDRSERVTQKYVSKDGELELVEVDWDIGRWSTDGSGPHSIRAMLEEWSLYLQGDSVLWGAFDEERLVGFIVYRPNLAPRMGQLALLFISKAYRRRGVGQQLFQLLTEYARNDGVESLYVTATPTRGTVDFYQSLGFCLTDQPLPEMLEMEPEDIHMTMEVAVFPRASTPGARDGD from the coding sequence ATGATCCACTATCGCCGCATGGAGTTTTCCGAGAAGCAGAGCATTGCAGAGATCGACCGCTCCGAGCGCGTAACGCAGAAGTATGTCTCCAAAGACGGAGAACTCGAACTGGTCGAAGTCGACTGGGACATCGGTCGCTGGTCGACGGATGGAAGCGGTCCCCATAGCATTCGGGCGATGCTCGAAGAGTGGAGCCTCTACCTGCAAGGAGACAGTGTTCTCTGGGGCGCATTCGACGAAGAGCGACTTGTTGGATTCATCGTGTATCGGCCGAATCTCGCACCGCGTATGGGTCAGCTCGCGCTCTTGTTCATCAGCAAGGCGTACCGTCGCCGCGGTGTCGGGCAACAGCTCTTTCAACTACTGACCGAGTACGCGAGAAACGATGGAGTCGAGAGTCTGTACGTGACTGCGACTCCGACTCGAGGCACCGTGGACTTCTACCAAAGCCTGGGATTCTGTTTGACAGATCAGCCGTTGCCCGAAATGCTGGAGATGGAGCCTGAAGACATCCACATGACGATGGAAGTTGCCGTCTTTCCCAGGGCGTCCACACCGGGCGCCAGAGACGGCGACTGA
- a CDS encoding GNAT family N-acetyltransferase, translating into MSRPEFEFEALAEHHLPLLFDWLNRPHVAEFWDGPVSLEEVREKYLPRIGSTSIDTRIALLDGTPVGFIQSYAAVEPAEEGRSGEQARGVVGIDQFLADAGNLGKGLGTEMVRQFVRLLFRNPTVTSIQTDPAPGNLRAIRCYEKVGFRKLGPIETSEGPALLMVIGKPAL; encoded by the coding sequence ATGTCCAGACCTGAATTCGAATTCGAAGCGCTCGCCGAGCATCACCTTCCCCTCCTGTTCGATTGGTTGAACCGACCGCACGTGGCCGAATTCTGGGACGGCCCGGTTTCCCTTGAGGAAGTTCGCGAGAAGTACCTCCCGCGCATTGGCTCGACCTCGATCGACACCCGGATCGCGTTATTGGACGGGACCCCCGTTGGATTCATCCAGTCCTATGCCGCGGTGGAACCAGCCGAAGAAGGGCGCTCCGGCGAGCAAGCTCGAGGCGTCGTCGGCATCGACCAGTTTCTTGCGGATGCAGGCAACCTCGGAAAGGGTCTCGGGACGGAGATGGTCCGTCAGTTCGTCAGGCTCCTATTCCGAAATCCCACGGTCACGAGCATTCAGACCGATCCGGCGCCCGGAAATCTCCGTGCGATCCGCTGCTACGAGAAAGTGGGATTCCGCAAACTCGGCCCGATCGAAACCTCCGAAGGGCCAGCACTGCTCATGGTCATCGGCAAGCCTGCGCTCTGA
- a CDS encoding formate acetyltransferase — MAAQFTLRPSLRKYLKGVDGWINFSVGLKTSSGKVTQSITFRDGRITVRGKIPEDADIVLHFKDETAFVEMFTLPPNEALNLVLKNRVALDGNPNYLQLFNFLVSLLMKEKHAKTLAEEQRKDLAARRAEYGEGDDSLSAEMRARPQYRMHCNSTDHGVKGLEDPFLPEYGLSDFPRLAGFLEDHLTHKPEICAERAKLLTHWFREHGFETDKNEGQLAPEVRQGRAFKHMMSKKTPVIRKNDLLAGTTTRNEIAGATVYPDSNGSSIWGELFSIDKRKLIPFDISDETIEILHKDILPFWVKRNFVEWVRDERDYPECQVINERWVAYFVWKTVGISHTIPDFKRLLDAGTSGILADVEARLDDPGLDEVGRGALHGMKLCLEGIEAYAVNLAAEAGRQAEAELDPARKTELSALSEICARVPQLPPRTLDEAFNSLWITWLCLHNENADTGLSLGRLDQLLQPYFESDLARLTTRKERQAYIKHAIDLAGCFFLRCTDHFPMTPDIANFLFGGSASNQALTLGGVTPEGENGVNDMTFIFLKVTEMLCIRDVNVNARFNLQKNSTAYLDRLCEVNFITAGTPSMHNDDAIFASLAPHGYPVEDIRDWSATGCVEQTLSGKHMGHTGSILMNLVAGMEMALNDGYHPLMDWHLGPKTGNVAEMSSFEEFFEAYITQQTYLIDKAVEYNNMLANVHARYRPTPVLSALMDGCIRKARDVTSGGATYNTSGVSNIGLADITDSLLIIKKLVFDEAKLSFKELKEALDSDFAHAPGLQALVQNKVNLFGSGDQAGIEMANRVAGRFHEIYNSRRNQRGGKYTAGFWSMSQHVAYGYLSGALPSGRKAGKAFTPGLSPQPFASKNFLDNVCDVAKLNPEFMDNNIAFNVKLIPDASDTREETINTMRSYAKTYFEQGGMQIQFNVVTSETLKDAMVHPENYRNLLVRISGYNAYFVTLNREIQVELIERTEFGL; from the coding sequence ATGGCCGCTCAGTTCACTCTGCGACCCTCGCTGCGCAAGTACCTGAAGGGCGTGGACGGCTGGATCAATTTCTCTGTCGGGCTGAAGACGAGTTCGGGGAAGGTGACGCAGTCCATCACCTTCAGGGATGGGCGGATCACGGTCAGGGGCAAGATTCCCGAGGATGCAGATATCGTTCTGCACTTCAAAGACGAAACCGCCTTCGTCGAGATGTTCACCCTGCCGCCCAATGAAGCTCTGAACCTGGTACTGAAAAACCGGGTCGCCCTGGATGGCAATCCGAACTATCTACAGCTGTTCAACTTCCTCGTCTCGCTCTTGATGAAGGAAAAGCACGCCAAGACGCTGGCGGAAGAGCAGCGCAAGGACCTGGCTGCGCGACGCGCAGAGTACGGCGAAGGCGATGACTCGCTGTCCGCTGAAATGCGCGCCCGTCCGCAGTACCGCATGCACTGCAATTCGACGGACCATGGAGTCAAAGGGCTCGAAGACCCGTTCCTACCCGAATACGGTCTGAGCGACTTCCCGCGCCTGGCGGGGTTCCTCGAAGATCATCTGACCCACAAGCCCGAGATCTGTGCGGAGCGCGCGAAACTCCTGACTCACTGGTTCCGCGAGCACGGCTTCGAAACGGACAAGAACGAGGGCCAGCTGGCGCCCGAGGTTCGTCAGGGCCGCGCGTTCAAGCACATGATGTCCAAAAAGACGCCGGTCATTCGCAAGAACGATCTGCTCGCGGGAACGACCACCCGAAATGAAATCGCGGGCGCGACGGTCTATCCGGATTCAAATGGCAGTTCGATCTGGGGAGAGCTGTTTTCGATCGACAAGCGGAAGCTGATCCCCTTCGATATTTCGGACGAGACGATCGAGATCCTTCACAAGGACATCCTGCCCTTCTGGGTCAAACGCAACTTCGTCGAATGGGTCAGGGACGAGCGCGACTATCCGGAGTGCCAGGTCATCAACGAACGCTGGGTGGCCTACTTCGTCTGGAAGACGGTCGGCATCTCGCACACGATTCCGGACTTCAAACGGCTTCTGGATGCGGGAACGAGCGGCATTCTGGCCGACGTCGAAGCGCGTCTCGACGACCCCGGACTGGATGAAGTCGGACGCGGGGCCCTGCACGGCATGAAGCTCTGCCTCGAGGGGATCGAAGCCTACGCGGTCAATCTGGCGGCGGAAGCCGGGCGGCAAGCAGAGGCGGAACTCGACCCGGCCCGCAAGACAGAACTGAGCGCGCTATCCGAAATCTGCGCTCGCGTACCCCAACTGCCGCCGAGAACGCTCGACGAAGCTTTCAATTCCCTTTGGATCACCTGGCTCTGCCTGCACAATGAGAACGCGGACACCGGGCTTTCTCTCGGGCGACTGGATCAGCTGCTGCAGCCCTACTTTGAAAGTGACCTGGCGCGCCTCACGACGAGAAAAGAACGCCAGGCCTACATCAAGCACGCGATCGATCTGGCGGGCTGCTTCTTCCTGCGCTGCACCGATCACTTTCCGATGACTCCCGATATCGCGAACTTCTTGTTTGGAGGCTCCGCTTCCAATCAGGCGCTTACCCTGGGCGGCGTGACCCCGGAAGGAGAGAACGGGGTCAACGACATGACCTTCATCTTCCTGAAGGTCACGGAGATGCTGTGCATCCGGGACGTCAACGTCAACGCGCGCTTCAATCTGCAGAAGAACAGCACGGCGTATCTGGACCGTCTGTGTGAGGTCAACTTCATCACCGCCGGTACACCGTCCATGCACAACGACGATGCGATCTTCGCCTCGCTCGCGCCTCACGGTTATCCCGTCGAAGACATCCGCGACTGGTCCGCGACCGGCTGCGTGGAACAGACCCTGTCTGGCAAGCACATGGGACATACCGGTTCGATCTTGATGAATCTGGTCGCCGGGATGGAGATGGCCCTCAACGACGGATACCACCCGTTGATGGACTGGCACCTCGGTCCGAAGACCGGAAACGTCGCCGAGATGTCTTCGTTCGAAGAATTCTTCGAAGCCTATATCACCCAGCAGACGTACCTGATCGACAAGGCCGTCGAGTACAACAATATGCTGGCGAATGTTCATGCTCGCTATCGGCCGACGCCCGTATTGAGCGCCCTCATGGATGGTTGCATCCGCAAGGCCAGGGACGTCACCAGTGGTGGGGCCACCTACAACACGTCTGGTGTTTCGAACATCGGCCTGGCCGATATCACCGACAGTCTGTTGATCATCAAGAAGCTGGTTTTTGACGAAGCAAAGCTCTCCTTCAAGGAACTGAAAGAGGCACTGGATAGCGACTTCGCCCATGCGCCGGGGCTTCAGGCGTTGGTTCAGAACAAGGTCAATCTTTTCGGCTCAGGAGACCAGGCGGGCATCGAGATGGCCAATCGGGTCGCCGGGCGCTTCCACGAAATCTACAACTCCCGTCGCAACCAGCGCGGCGGCAAGTACACGGCGGGCTTCTGGTCGATGTCGCAGCACGTCGCCTACGGGTACCTGTCCGGCGCGCTGCCGTCGGGCAGAAAGGCCGGCAAGGCGTTTACGCCGGGGCTGTCGCCGCAGCCTTTTGCCTCGAAGAACTTCCTCGATAACGTCTGCGACGTCGCCAAGCTGAATCCGGAATTCATGGACAACAACATCGCCTTCAACGTGAAGTTGATTCCGGATGCCAGTGACACTCGCGAAGAGACCATCAATACGATGAGATCCTACGCGAAGACGTATTTCGAACAGGGCGGAATGCAGATCCAGTTCAATGTGGTGACCTCGGAAACCCTGAAGGATGCGATGGTCCATCCGGAGAACTACCGAAACCTCCTGGTCCGGATCTCCGGATACAACGCCTACTTCGTCACCCTGAACCGGGAGATCCAGGTCGAGCTGATCGAGCGCACTGAATTCGGCTTGTGA
- a CDS encoding MMPL family transporter, translating to MSATGKRDDRPRWDVALRTSIEDRFENWGRVSATRRWPIIGSMIALALVLGAQMPQLQVDTSSEAFLRDDDPTRVVYAAFREQFGSDQLILVALRPPEVFDPAFLSILHELHRTIEDEVPYVDEVTSLINVRETRGKGDELIVRDLLEDWPLDAEALVEIRKRALANPHYRNYIFSHDQRTTTLLVKLETDYDESGFDDALGGFEDSEGAELLSLTSEQQAEAAAALGSLVERFRSSDLEIHLSGGPIVAARLADEMMKNMVVFMSLSLTAVAIFLFVLFRRASAVILPLVVVLLSIASTFGAMALIGRPLGIPTQILPSFLLAVGVGGSVHLLVMFFRAYDAGQSREKALAHALQHSGLAIVMTALTTAGGLISFLSAEVQPVADLGIFAPLGIGLGLTYCMILLPALLHVIPLRRRSVREDARAGWIENALLWTGERCVRYPKLVLACMSAILLFAIAGITQLGFSYDPVSWFPKDDPLRIATEFANAELSGSVSLEILVDAREENGLKEPSLLQRIDTLSELATRIEGPGGLNVGKVTSIVEVSKEIHQALNENRSDFYAIPDSRELVAQELLLFENSGSDDLEMLVDSQFQRARITMNLPYAPPSQYQPFIAQVEAATHQTLGNGVGIEITGFVSLMTRSLKAISASLQSSYMIALAIITPLMFLLLGTLRTGLAAMVPNLAPIILILGLMGWLGIALDTFTLLIGSIAIGLAVDDTIHFMHVFRKYYDDLHDTQAAVRETLRTTGHALLVTSIVLSLSFFIYAFASLTNLVKFGLLTGVTVIFAFIADITLSPALMALSTRGDRVANRHTQATREPRTS from the coding sequence ATGAGCGCGACAGGCAAGAGAGACGACCGGCCTCGCTGGGACGTCGCCCTGCGCACCTCGATCGAAGATCGCTTCGAAAACTGGGGCCGCGTATCGGCCACACGGCGCTGGCCAATCATCGGCTCGATGATCGCACTGGCGCTCGTGCTCGGGGCGCAGATGCCGCAGCTCCAGGTCGACACCTCGAGCGAGGCGTTCCTGCGAGACGACGACCCGACTCGCGTCGTATACGCCGCGTTTCGAGAACAGTTTGGCAGCGACCAGCTGATTCTCGTTGCTCTGCGCCCGCCGGAGGTCTTCGATCCCGCGTTTCTCTCGATTCTTCACGAGCTTCACCGCACGATCGAAGACGAGGTCCCATACGTCGACGAGGTCACCAGTCTGATCAATGTGCGCGAGACCCGCGGCAAGGGCGACGAGCTGATCGTGCGCGACCTGCTCGAAGACTGGCCGCTCGATGCCGAAGCTCTGGTCGAGATTCGAAAACGCGCGCTCGCAAACCCCCATTATCGGAACTACATCTTCTCACACGACCAGCGCACGACCACGCTACTGGTCAAACTCGAAACCGACTACGACGAATCGGGGTTCGACGATGCGTTGGGCGGGTTCGAGGACAGCGAAGGCGCCGAACTTCTCAGTTTGACCAGTGAGCAGCAAGCCGAAGCCGCAGCCGCCCTAGGCTCTCTGGTCGAGCGCTTTCGCAGCAGCGACCTCGAGATCCACCTGTCCGGGGGCCCCATCGTGGCGGCACGTCTGGCGGACGAGATGATGAAGAACATGGTGGTCTTCATGAGCTTGTCGCTGACAGCAGTCGCGATATTCCTGTTCGTGCTGTTCCGCCGCGCGTCTGCCGTGATCCTGCCTCTTGTGGTCGTGTTGCTCTCGATCGCGTCGACTTTCGGAGCCATGGCGCTGATCGGGAGGCCTCTGGGAATCCCGACGCAGATCCTGCCATCGTTCCTACTGGCCGTCGGAGTGGGCGGAAGCGTCCATCTGCTGGTGATGTTCTTTCGCGCCTACGACGCAGGCCAGTCCCGCGAGAAAGCTCTCGCCCACGCACTGCAACACTCGGGACTGGCGATCGTCATGACCGCCCTCACGACGGCGGGTGGCCTGATCTCCTTCCTCAGCGCAGAGGTACAGCCTGTCGCCGACCTCGGGATCTTCGCGCCGCTGGGCATTGGACTGGGGCTGACCTACTGCATGATATTGCTCCCCGCCCTGCTGCACGTGATTCCGCTGCGGCGCAGATCCGTCCGCGAGGACGCTCGGGCCGGTTGGATCGAAAATGCGTTGTTGTGGACTGGGGAACGCTGCGTCCGTTATCCAAAGCTCGTACTGGCTTGCATGTCCGCCATCCTGCTCTTCGCAATCGCCGGAATCACGCAGCTCGGGTTCAGCTACGACCCCGTCAGCTGGTTTCCCAAAGACGATCCGCTGCGCATCGCGACCGAGTTCGCGAACGCTGAACTCAGTGGCTCGGTCTCGCTCGAGATCCTGGTCGACGCCCGGGAAGAGAACGGCCTGAAAGAACCCTCACTGCTCCAGCGCATCGACACACTGAGCGAACTCGCAACGCGAATCGAAGGCCCGGGCGGCCTCAACGTGGGAAAGGTCACTTCGATCGTCGAGGTCTCAAAGGAGATCCATCAGGCCCTCAACGAGAACCGTTCCGACTTCTACGCAATTCCCGACAGCCGCGAACTCGTCGCTCAGGAACTTCTGCTATTCGAGAACAGTGGCAGCGACGATCTGGAGATGCTGGTCGATAGCCAGTTCCAGCGCGCGCGCATCACGATGAATCTGCCCTACGCCCCGCCCTCACAGTACCAGCCGTTCATCGCACAGGTGGAAGCCGCGACTCATCAGACGCTCGGAAATGGCGTCGGGATCGAGATCACCGGCTTCGTCAGCTTGATGACGCGCTCGCTGAAGGCAATCTCGGCCAGCCTCCAGAGCAGCTACATGATCGCACTCGCAATCATCACACCGCTGATGTTCCTCCTGCTCGGAACCCTGCGAACCGGCCTGGCGGCAATGGTGCCCAATCTGGCGCCGATCATCCTGATCCTCGGCTTGATGGGCTGGCTCGGGATCGCGCTCGACACCTTCACCCTCTTGATCGGAAGCATCGCGATCGGTCTGGCCGTCGACGATACGATCCACTTCATGCACGTGTTCCGGAAATACTACGATGATCTGCACGACACACAGGCGGCCGTCCGCGAAACCTTGCGCACGACCGGGCACGCGCTGCTCGTGACGTCGATCGTACTGTCGCTCTCGTTCTTCATCTACGCGTTCGCAAGCCTGACCAATCTGGTCAAGTTCGGCTTGTTGACGGGTGTAACCGTCATCTTCGCGTTCATCGCCGATATCACTCTATCGCCCGCGCTGATGGCCCTGAGCACCCGAGGGGATCGCGTCGCGAATCGCCACACACAGGCCACCCGAGAGCCGCGAACCTCCTAG
- a CDS encoding GNAT family N-acetyltransferase yields the protein MSEIRDSELSDLSVVASWIGSAPECRLWCGTRVSYPIDLVELPRQIEYSDCESWTLTDGDAVVAFGQLVSKPGGRLHLARLIAAPERRGSGLGRLITAYLLETALARGPSAVSLNVFAENKPALTLYESLGFASAIRPPEEGDSPSVYMEYVG from the coding sequence ATGAGTGAGATCAGGGATTCAGAGCTGAGCGACCTGTCCGTGGTCGCGTCCTGGATCGGATCTGCGCCGGAGTGTCGACTCTGGTGCGGCACTCGTGTCTCGTACCCAATCGATCTGGTTGAGCTTCCGCGTCAGATCGAGTACTCGGATTGTGAATCGTGGACGCTTACGGATGGCGATGCCGTGGTCGCCTTCGGGCAACTGGTCTCGAAACCGGGGGGCAGGCTTCATCTAGCCCGCCTGATCGCGGCTCCTGAACGCAGGGGTAGCGGACTGGGTAGGCTCATCACCGCCTACCTGCTCGAGACTGCACTGGCGCGTGGGCCGTCGGCCGTTTCTCTCAACGTGTTCGCGGAGAACAAACCGGCTCTCACCCTCTACGAGTCTCTGGGCTTCGCTTCGGCTATTCGCCCACCGGAAGAGGGGGACTCCCCGTCCGTGTACATGGAGTATGTCGGCTGA
- a CDS encoding amidase, with product MADTSLCDRTALELAGLVRRGEVSARELLDAHLARIERVNPTLNAIVSLVPEQAIAAAVTADETQARGEVLGPLHGLPIAHKDLLMTAGIRSTRGSPLLANHVPEQDDLIVTRLRAAGAIALGKTNVPEFGAGSQTFNQVFGATRNPWDPSMTCGGSSGGAAVALATGMLPIADGSDMGGSLRNPANFCNVVGFRPSPGRVPAFPAQMGWSTLAVLGPMGRTVEDTALLFSAMAGPDPRVPISLDTAGSRFAETLERDFTGTRIAFDPDFGGLPVDSRVAQVLETGLGGFSSIGCKVECEGIDWNGANEAFHTLRAWEVASATAGLPDEALEILKDTIQWNVAKGRALSGDDLSRAERLRTELYQRLHLFMQDREFLVLPVNQVPPFDVEVPYPEEVAGVRMETYIDWMKSAYFVTVTGHPAISVPCGFTPEGLPVGVQIVGRQRDDFGVLQLAYAYQQATRVCDRRPPLPAP from the coding sequence ATGGCTGACACATCGCTATGTGATCGAACCGCACTGGAACTGGCCGGACTCGTGCGCAGAGGCGAGGTCTCGGCGCGCGAATTGCTCGATGCACATCTGGCGCGCATCGAACGGGTGAATCCAACACTGAATGCGATCGTTTCGCTGGTTCCAGAGCAGGCGATAGCGGCCGCGGTCACGGCCGACGAGACGCAGGCGCGAGGCGAAGTGCTCGGGCCTTTGCACGGACTTCCCATCGCCCACAAAGATCTGCTGATGACGGCGGGTATCCGCAGTACCAGGGGCTCGCCGCTGCTCGCCAATCACGTGCCCGAGCAGGACGATCTGATCGTCACGCGTCTGCGCGCGGCCGGTGCGATCGCGCTTGGCAAGACCAACGTGCCCGAGTTCGGCGCCGGCTCGCAGACCTTCAACCAGGTGTTTGGTGCGACCCGGAACCCGTGGGATCCGTCCATGACGTGTGGCGGGAGTAGTGGGGGCGCAGCGGTGGCGCTGGCGACGGGCATGCTGCCGATCGCCGACGGCAGCGATATGGGGGGATCTCTTCGCAATCCGGCCAACTTCTGCAACGTCGTCGGCTTTCGTCCATCCCCTGGACGCGTGCCCGCTTTCCCGGCGCAGATGGGCTGGTCGACGCTCGCGGTGCTCGGGCCGATGGGACGCACGGTCGAAGACACGGCGCTGTTGTTCTCAGCGATGGCCGGGCCTGATCCTCGCGTGCCGATTTCACTGGACACTGCGGGCTCGCGTTTCGCCGAGACTCTCGAGAGAGACTTCACGGGCACGCGCATCGCCTTTGATCCCGATTTCGGTGGCTTGCCCGTCGATTCGCGTGTGGCGCAGGTGCTGGAGACGGGGTTGGGCGGCTTCTCGTCGATCGGCTGCAAGGTCGAATGCGAAGGGATCGACTGGAACGGTGCGAACGAAGCCTTCCACACCTTGCGCGCGTGGGAAGTCGCGAGCGCGACGGCGGGCTTGCCCGACGAGGCTCTCGAAATCCTGAAAGACACAATCCAGTGGAACGTGGCCAAAGGTCGGGCGCTCAGCGGAGACGACCTGAGTCGCGCCGAGCGCCTGCGAACGGAACTCTACCAGCGCTTGCATCTGTTCATGCAGGACCGCGAATTCCTGGTCCTGCCGGTCAACCAGGTGCCGCCGTTTGACGTGGAGGTTCCATACCCAGAAGAGGTCGCCGGTGTGCGGATGGAGACCTACATCGACTGGATGAAGTCCGCCTACTTCGTCACCGTGACGGGACATCCCGCCATCTCGGTTCCCTGCGGCTTCACACCCGAGGGCTTGCCGGTCGGCGTGCAAATCGTCGGTCGCCAGCGGGATGATTTCGGTGTGCTGCAACTCGCCTACGCCTACCAACAGGCCACCCGGGTATGCGATCGACGGCCTCCTCTGCCCGCGCCATAG